The following are encoded together in the Hyalangium minutum genome:
- the mrpC gene encoding Crp/Fnr family transcriptional regulator MrpC, with product MHGFNRPLGPIGSNVVAPLQTTSSGMMVTANKIVPGQEAIDFKGYFKVESFPHNSVIYRYGDTTDRVYLLKSGRVRLMRVGKNGTRSVVSILRPGEIFGEVFRPEGTSIEEMAIASGEAEVWSIEGRDFRAQLEARPAPALDVVRAYAERVRALRKRVLGLTFKEVPARLADTLLTLVEAHGERCPHGGETDLRGITQQDLADLVGASRSFVSTLINEMKRDGVLGNVGRILCVRDQKALRKIAGKEK from the coding sequence ATGCACGGCTTCAACCGCCCTCTCGGCCCCATCGGTTCCAACGTCGTCGCCCCGCTGCAGACCACCAGCTCCGGAATGATGGTGACGGCGAACAAGATCGTCCCCGGCCAGGAGGCGATCGACTTCAAGGGCTACTTCAAGGTTGAGTCCTTCCCGCACAACTCGGTCATCTACCGCTACGGCGACACGACGGACCGCGTGTACCTGCTGAAGTCGGGCCGCGTGCGCCTGATGCGCGTGGGCAAGAACGGCACCCGCTCGGTGGTGAGCATCCTGCGCCCTGGCGAGATCTTCGGCGAGGTGTTCCGCCCCGAGGGTACCTCCATCGAGGAGATGGCGATTGCCTCCGGCGAGGCCGAGGTGTGGTCCATCGAGGGCCGTGACTTCCGCGCTCAGCTCGAGGCCCGCCCGGCCCCGGCGCTGGACGTGGTTCGCGCCTACGCCGAGCGCGTGCGCGCCCTGCGCAAGCGCGTGCTGGGCCTGACGTTCAAGGAGGTGCCGGCCCGGCTGGCGGACACCCTGCTCACGCTGGTCGAGGCGCACGGCGAGCGCTGCCCGCACGGCGGTGAGACGGACCTGCGCGGCATTACGCAGCAGGATCTGGCGGACCTGGTGGGCGCCTCGCGCTCGTTCGTGTCCACGCTCATCAACGAGATGAAGCGGGACGGCGTGCTGGGCAACGTGGGCCGCATCCTCTGCGTGCGCGACCAGAAGGCGCTGCGGAAGATCGCGGGCAAGGAGAAGTAG
- a CDS encoding SDR family NAD(P)-dependent oxidoreductase — MSRKVALITGASAGLGEQFAQLFARDGHDVILVARTASKLEALASKLEQEHKVKAHVLAADLTRPEEPQRIFDEVRSRQLEVEFLVNNAGFGSSGPFLEQNLAREEEMVEVNCTALLKLTWLFAKPMKERGSGRILNIASTAGFQSGPYMATYFATKAFVISFSEALAYELKGSGVTVTCHCPGATHTEFALRAGTEKSRLFQRPGVAQAPDVAADAYTSMMKGRVLAIHGALNWITSFGGRFAPRAMVRSITASLNRSA; from the coding sequence ATGTCACGTAAAGTCGCCCTGATCACCGGCGCATCCGCAGGCCTGGGAGAGCAGTTCGCTCAGCTCTTCGCCCGCGATGGGCACGACGTCATCCTGGTCGCACGCACCGCCTCGAAGCTGGAGGCGCTGGCCTCCAAGCTGGAGCAGGAGCACAAGGTGAAGGCCCACGTGCTCGCGGCCGACCTCACCCGCCCCGAGGAGCCCCAGCGCATCTTCGACGAGGTGCGCTCCCGCCAGTTGGAGGTGGAGTTCCTCGTGAACAACGCGGGCTTCGGCTCCTCGGGCCCCTTCCTCGAGCAGAACCTGGCGCGCGAAGAGGAGATGGTGGAGGTGAACTGCACCGCGCTGCTCAAGCTGACGTGGCTGTTCGCCAAGCCCATGAAGGAGCGCGGCAGCGGCCGCATCCTCAACATCGCCTCCACCGCGGGCTTCCAGTCGGGGCCGTACATGGCCACCTACTTCGCGACGAAGGCGTTCGTCATCTCGTTCTCCGAGGCGCTCGCGTACGAGCTCAAGGGCTCCGGCGTCACCGTGACGTGCCACTGCCCCGGCGCCACGCACACGGAGTTCGCCTTGCGAGCCGGCACCGAGAAGAGCCGCCTCTTCCAGCGGCCCGGCGTCGCCCAGGCTCCGGACGTGGCCGCGGACGCCTATACCTCCATGATGAAGGGCCGGGTGCTCGCCATCCACGGCGCGCTCAACTGGATCACCTCGTTCGGCGGGCGCTTCGCTCCGCGTGCGATGGTGCGCTCCATCACGGCCAGCCTCAACCGCTCGGCGTAG
- a CDS encoding 3-deoxy-7-phosphoheptulonate synthase: MTARTENLNVVGFDHMPSPTEIKARVPMTPRAAETVLAGRRALMDILDRKDPRLFVIVGPCSIHDPVAGIDYARRLKGLAEEVKETIQVVMRVYFEKPRTSTGWKGFINDPRMDDSFHIEEGMERGRRFLLDVAEVGLPAATEALDPIAPQYYGDLISWTAIGARTAESQTHREIASGLSTPVGFKNGTDGSLEAAVNGVLSASRPHSFLGLSESGASAIIRTRGNSYGHLVLRGGAGRPNYDTVSVSLAEQALSKAKLPVNIVVDCSHANSWKKPELQPLVMRDVMHQIREGNRSILGVMIESFLEAGNQPIPSDLSKLRYGCSVTDACVDWATTEEMLRSTHNVLRDVIKARGKAA, translated from the coding sequence ATGACCGCTCGCACCGAGAACCTGAATGTCGTTGGCTTCGACCACATGCCCTCGCCCACCGAGATCAAGGCGCGAGTGCCAATGACTCCCCGGGCGGCCGAGACCGTGCTCGCTGGCCGCCGAGCGCTGATGGACATCCTCGATCGCAAGGACCCGCGCCTGTTCGTCATCGTCGGCCCTTGCTCCATTCATGATCCGGTGGCGGGAATCGACTACGCGCGCCGGCTGAAGGGGCTCGCCGAGGAGGTGAAGGAGACCATCCAGGTGGTCATGCGCGTGTACTTCGAGAAGCCGCGCACCTCCACGGGCTGGAAGGGCTTCATCAACGACCCACGGATGGATGACTCCTTCCACATCGAGGAGGGCATGGAGCGTGGCCGCCGCTTCTTGCTGGACGTGGCAGAGGTGGGCCTGCCCGCCGCCACCGAGGCGCTCGATCCCATCGCTCCGCAGTACTACGGCGACCTCATCTCCTGGACCGCCATCGGCGCACGCACCGCCGAGTCCCAGACGCACCGCGAGATCGCCTCCGGGCTCTCCACGCCGGTGGGCTTCAAGAATGGAACGGACGGCTCGCTGGAGGCCGCCGTCAACGGAGTGCTCTCCGCCTCCCGACCGCACAGCTTCCTGGGGCTGAGCGAGAGCGGCGCGTCGGCAATCATTCGCACCCGGGGCAACAGCTACGGCCACCTGGTGCTGCGCGGCGGTGCGGGGCGGCCCAACTACGACACGGTCTCGGTCTCACTCGCCGAGCAGGCGCTCTCCAAGGCGAAGCTGCCGGTCAACATCGTGGTCGACTGCTCCCACGCCAACTCCTGGAAGAAGCCGGAGCTGCAGCCGCTCGTCATGCGCGACGTGATGCACCAGATCCGCGAGGGCAACCGCTCCATCCTCGGCGTCATGATCGAGAGCTTCCTCGAGGCGGGCAACCAGCCCATCCCCTCGGACCTGTCGAAGCTGCGCTACGGCTGCTCGGTGACGGATGCTTGCGTGGACTGGGCCACCACCGAGGAGATGCTGCGCAGCACCCACAACGTGCTGCGCGACGTGATCAAGGCCCGCGGCAAGGCGGCGTAG
- a CDS encoding type II toxin-antitoxin system RelE/ParE family toxin has product MSAARRVFWSRRAKDDLLGIARFIGADNPAAAQAWVEKLREQARRVASTPKAGRRVPEVGREDLREVLLRNYRIVYRIQTDGIVVLTVFESHRLFPGDLPLGED; this is encoded by the coding sequence GTGAGCGCCGCCCGCCGTGTCTTCTGGTCGCGCCGGGCGAAAGATGATCTTCTCGGAATAGCCCGCTTCATCGGTGCAGACAATCCGGCCGCTGCCCAAGCATGGGTCGAGAAGCTGCGCGAGCAGGCGCGGCGGGTAGCAAGCACGCCCAAAGCCGGTAGGCGTGTTCCTGAAGTGGGGCGCGAGGACCTTCGAGAGGTGTTGTTGCGAAACTACCGCATCGTCTACCGCATCCAAACCGACGGGATCGTGGTGCTCACGGTATTCGAGAGCCACCGTCTGTTCCCGGGAGATCTCCCGCTGGGAGAAGACTGA
- a CDS encoding sigma-54-dependent transcriptional regulator has protein sequence METLLIIDDDVGLLESLQMHFEEILQDGAPRYHVVTATNAAAGLKAAQESMPSVVILDMMLPDRSGLEIIEELKTLCGDARIILVTAHHDMETTIRAMKAGAFDYIHKPFPEPAALDLVVDRALEYRQLSRRAASVSVESAAARLGDIVGTSPLMQQLVKEIGKVTSSHATVLINGESGTGKELFARVIHNYSYDEQKPFIGINCSAIVDTLLESELFGHEKGAFTGANVTKQGKFEVAEDGTVFLDEIGDMSLMLQSKLLRVLQEREFERVGGVKKLKLRARVIAATHRHLAEEVAAGRFREDLYQRLKVITLHIPPLRERREDIPLLVHHLLERINEKVHKRVTRVPPEVLAHLTRLPWRGNVRELENVLTRAVVLAPGEVLLGDDLPALEPSSPEPGRATHTPTPVPLLAAPPVDDASQIPTLEEAERMLIQRAMAVTKGHKGKVCQILGISRPTLERKLQKYGLAPSVPSSIGGQG, from the coding sequence ATGGAGACCCTTCTCATCATCGATGACGACGTGGGGCTCCTGGAGAGCCTCCAGATGCACTTCGAGGAGATCCTCCAGGATGGCGCGCCGCGCTACCACGTGGTGACGGCCACCAACGCCGCCGCGGGCCTCAAGGCCGCCCAGGAGTCCATGCCCAGCGTGGTCATCCTGGACATGATGCTGCCGGACCGCAGCGGCCTGGAGATCATCGAGGAGCTCAAGACGCTCTGCGGCGACGCCCGCATCATCCTCGTCACCGCGCACCACGACATGGAGACGACGATCCGGGCCATGAAGGCCGGGGCGTTCGACTACATCCACAAGCCCTTCCCCGAGCCGGCCGCCTTGGACTTGGTGGTGGACCGGGCACTGGAGTACCGGCAGCTGTCGCGCCGGGCCGCCTCGGTGAGCGTGGAGAGCGCCGCCGCGCGCCTGGGTGACATCGTCGGCACCAGCCCGCTCATGCAGCAGCTGGTGAAAGAGATCGGCAAGGTGACGAGCAGCCACGCCACCGTGCTCATCAACGGCGAGAGCGGCACGGGCAAGGAGCTGTTCGCCCGTGTCATCCACAACTACTCGTACGACGAGCAGAAGCCCTTCATCGGCATCAACTGCTCGGCCATCGTGGACACGCTCTTGGAGAGCGAGCTGTTCGGCCACGAGAAGGGCGCCTTCACCGGGGCCAACGTCACCAAACAGGGCAAGTTCGAGGTTGCCGAGGACGGCACCGTCTTCCTGGACGAGATCGGCGACATGTCGCTGATGCTCCAGTCCAAGCTGCTGCGCGTGCTGCAAGAGCGCGAGTTCGAGCGCGTGGGCGGGGTGAAGAAGCTCAAGCTGCGCGCCCGCGTCATCGCCGCCACCCACCGCCACCTGGCCGAGGAGGTGGCCGCGGGCCGCTTCCGCGAGGACCTCTACCAGCGCCTCAAGGTCATCACCCTGCACATCCCCCCGCTGCGCGAGCGCCGCGAGGACATCCCCCTGCTCGTCCACCACCTGCTGGAGCGCATCAACGAGAAGGTGCACAAGCGGGTGACGCGCGTGCCCCCGGAGGTTCTCGCGCACCTCACCCGCCTGCCCTGGCGTGGCAACGTGCGTGAGCTGGAGAACGTGCTCACCCGCGCCGTGGTGCTCGCCCCGGGCGAGGTGCTGCTCGGCGATGACTTGCCCGCCCTGGAGCCCAGCTCCCCCGAGCCAGGCCGCGCCACCCACACCCCTACCCCGGTGCCGCTGCTCGCCGCGCCGCCTGTGGATGATGCCAGTCAGATCCCTACCCTGGAGGAGGCCGAGCGCATGCTCATCCAGCGCGCCATGGCCGTCACCAAGGGGCATAAAGGCAAGGTCTGTCAGATCCTCGGCATCAGCCGGCCCACGCTGGAGCGCAAACTCCAGAAATACGGGCTAGCCCCGTCGGTCCCTTCGTCGATCGGTGGACAGGGTTAG
- a CDS encoding methyltransferase: MHGATGFPKNLVSSFLFLSGATALVYELVWSKYLANVLGNSGQAHAVVLATFMGGLALGAYVFGRTADRVKSPLAMYGLLELGVGLYALLFPSVLEVLSAAYLAVAVKVPDGVRVVPKLGLAALSLVVPTMLMGGTLPALVRHFSATLAHVRRELARLYAINSLGAALGVFLAGVSLVPALGLSLSAKLAASLNILLALGAIALARKHPPALGSQAPAEGAAAESGDELSYPHAAVRAALLGVALSGFTSMLYQVTWIRLLSLVLGASTYAFTLILTAFILGIGLGSFWLMTRKGRGDLLRLFAWLQVALVASVCVALPLYVRLPYLFRKAQFLMNRSLDSWSYYQLLTFAFCCLVLIIPTFFMGAAFPAAARVATAKVAEVGRQLGGVYLWNTLGTITGAALGGLVLMPWWGMEGNFIAGLVGNLIAAGVAFAAVPGRPAQPVKAFWPLGLGAACGVLFLLPMSGWAVTLSGIASFRVLETPPASYAAAVNTFEQNSQSLFYQDDTFATVLVGELKNGHRYLKLNGKVDASTGLDMETQIIAGHLGMLLHPRPPENVLLVGAGSGVTAGSVLAHPVKHLDMVEISPAVVEAARLFKAVNRNGVDDPRTHVHIDDAKTFMALAPRKYELIISEPSNPWVAGVSGLFSQDFFRIADQHLTEDGIFVQWIHTYESSEEIIKLVMRTLRDTFPYATTWLGPTDLILVASRKPLEFDAQKVAERLAIPEVREDLGRTDIHDVFGLLAKQVHSDEGQREFAGIGPINTDDRNLLEYAAPVAFFLQNQETRVHDERRGPDGGSRLWIHRYLQEHPPTAKQAADLYRNLDHNHAINDPLIRGAAALWHSLDPDSLEARVALAHTTLAQKDVTLAESVLAPALERGKDDPRFISAWLRVVAAKAWASRTAWTPVTGLSEAVDLGQRMVSAHPEDAELAKSLKTLCDAIPQACSTARGSAPGAPLSGAPGSP, encoded by the coding sequence ATGCACGGTGCCACGGGTTTCCCGAAGAATCTGGTTTCAAGCTTCCTCTTCCTGTCCGGGGCCACGGCCCTCGTCTACGAGCTCGTCTGGTCGAAGTACCTGGCCAACGTCCTCGGGAATAGCGGACAAGCCCACGCCGTGGTGCTGGCCACCTTCATGGGCGGGCTGGCGCTGGGGGCATATGTCTTCGGGCGAACAGCCGACCGGGTGAAGAGCCCCCTGGCCATGTACGGCCTGCTGGAGCTGGGGGTGGGTCTCTATGCGCTCCTGTTCCCCTCGGTGCTGGAGGTGCTCAGCGCGGCCTATCTCGCCGTGGCGGTGAAGGTGCCGGATGGGGTGCGCGTGGTGCCCAAGCTGGGCCTGGCCGCGCTGTCCCTGGTGGTGCCCACCATGTTGATGGGGGGCACGCTGCCTGCCCTGGTGCGTCACTTCTCCGCCACCCTGGCCCATGTCCGGCGCGAGCTGGCCCGCCTGTACGCCATCAACAGCCTGGGGGCCGCCCTGGGCGTGTTCCTGGCCGGCGTGAGTCTGGTGCCGGCGCTGGGCCTGTCGCTGTCCGCGAAGCTGGCTGCCAGCCTCAACATCCTCCTGGCGCTCGGGGCCATTGCGCTGGCTCGGAAGCACCCGCCCGCGCTGGGCTCGCAGGCTCCAGCCGAAGGTGCGGCGGCCGAGAGCGGGGATGAGCTGTCCTACCCCCACGCGGCGGTTCGAGCGGCCCTGCTGGGCGTGGCGCTGTCCGGCTTTACGTCCATGCTCTATCAGGTGACGTGGATCCGCCTGCTGTCCCTGGTCCTGGGCGCCTCCACCTACGCGTTCACCCTCATCCTCACGGCGTTCATCCTCGGCATCGGCCTGGGCAGCTTCTGGCTGATGACGCGCAAGGGCAGGGGAGATCTGCTGCGGCTGTTCGCGTGGCTCCAGGTGGCGCTGGTGGCCAGCGTGTGCGTGGCGTTGCCGCTCTATGTCCGGCTGCCGTACCTGTTCCGCAAGGCGCAGTTCTTGATGAACCGGTCGCTGGACTCCTGGTCGTACTACCAGCTGCTCACGTTCGCGTTCTGCTGCCTCGTGCTCATCATCCCCACCTTCTTCATGGGCGCGGCCTTCCCCGCTGCGGCGCGTGTGGCCACCGCCAAGGTGGCCGAGGTGGGCCGGCAGCTCGGGGGTGTCTACCTGTGGAACACGCTAGGCACCATCACCGGCGCCGCCCTGGGCGGGCTCGTGCTGATGCCGTGGTGGGGCATGGAGGGCAACTTCATCGCTGGGCTCGTGGGCAACCTCATTGCCGCGGGCGTGGCCTTCGCCGCTGTGCCTGGACGCCCCGCCCAACCCGTCAAGGCCTTCTGGCCGCTGGGGCTCGGAGCCGCCTGTGGCGTGCTGTTCCTGCTGCCGATGAGCGGCTGGGCCGTCACCCTGTCCGGCATCGCCTCGTTCCGCGTGCTGGAGACGCCGCCCGCCAGCTACGCCGCCGCCGTCAACACCTTCGAGCAGAACTCCCAGTCCCTCTTCTACCAGGACGACACCTTCGCCACCGTGCTCGTGGGCGAGCTGAAGAACGGACACCGCTACCTCAAGCTCAACGGCAAGGTGGACGCCTCCACCGGCCTGGACATGGAGACGCAGATCATCGCTGGCCACCTGGGCATGCTGCTGCACCCGCGCCCCCCGGAGAACGTGCTCCTGGTCGGCGCGGGCTCGGGCGTCACCGCCGGCTCGGTGCTCGCGCACCCCGTCAAGCACCTGGACATGGTGGAGATCTCCCCCGCCGTGGTGGAGGCCGCCCGCCTCTTCAAGGCCGTGAACCGCAACGGCGTGGATGATCCGCGCACGCACGTTCACATCGACGACGCGAAGACGTTCATGGCGCTGGCCCCTCGCAAGTACGAGCTCATCATCAGCGAGCCGTCCAACCCCTGGGTGGCGGGCGTCTCCGGCCTCTTCTCGCAGGACTTCTTCCGCATCGCCGACCAGCACCTCACCGAGGACGGCATCTTCGTCCAGTGGATCCACACCTACGAGAGCAGCGAAGAGATCATCAAGCTGGTCATGCGCACCCTGCGCGACACGTTCCCGTACGCCACCACGTGGCTGGGGCCCACGGACCTCATCCTCGTGGCCAGCCGCAAGCCGCTGGAGTTCGACGCTCAGAAGGTCGCCGAGCGCCTCGCCATCCCCGAGGTGCGCGAGGACCTGGGCCGCACCGACATCCATGACGTCTTCGGCCTGCTGGCCAAGCAGGTCCACAGCGACGAGGGCCAGCGCGAGTTCGCCGGTATCGGCCCCATCAATACGGACGACCGCAACCTGCTCGAGTACGCCGCGCCGGTGGCCTTCTTCCTCCAGAACCAGGAGACGCGCGTCCACGACGAGCGCCGGGGCCCCGATGGAGGCTCCCGGCTGTGGATCCACCGCTACCTCCAGGAGCACCCGCCCACCGCGAAGCAGGCCGCGGACCTGTACCGCAACCTGGACCACAACCACGCCATCAATGATCCGCTGATCCGCGGGGCTGCCGCGCTCTGGCACTCGCTGGACCCGGACAGCCTGGAGGCCCGCGTGGCCCTGGCCCACACCACCTTGGCCCAGAAGGACGTGACGCTGGCCGAGTCCGTGCTCGCGCCCGCTCTGGAGCGCGGCAAGGATGATCCGCGCTTCATCTCCGCCTGGCTGCGCGTGGTGGCGGCCAAGGCCTGGGCCTCGCGCACCGCCTGGACCCCCGTCACCGGGCTCTCCGAGGCCGTGGACCTGGGCCAGCGGATGGTGTCTGCTCACCCCGAGGACGCCGAGCTCGCCAAGTCCCTCAAGACGCTCTGCGATGCCATTCCACAGGCCTGTAGCACTGCTCGAGGATCCGCTCCGGGTGCACCTTTATCGGGTGCTCCGGGGTCTCCGTGA
- a CDS encoding sensor histidine kinase — translation MNAQLLQAVQLVWSPSLRVTRAEGDCSTVLRRSPKELTDAPLHVALGTTPERARELDARAREDRRAVEFISARVGTEEPIPLRLVLGLEAGEATAAIQDLDGLLDGAPPVQISRLSSSLSHEIRNPLSSVKMAVQTLQRKTDLNDRDKRRLTIANREIRTMERMLWLLSEYGRDSVPHLDQQPLRNVLQEAQTMVAPELAERHIELRVDEAPELPRVLVDLARLRPVLAQLLLNIAMGLPENSHVEVLLRPGPSSRPQLVLKDPTAALPPEERGTLFEPFGSRLARGAGLSLAALRRVMLNQGGDISAEGTAEPGMVFTLTFAV, via the coding sequence ATGAACGCCCAGCTCCTCCAAGCCGTCCAGCTTGTCTGGTCCCCGAGCCTGCGGGTGACCCGTGCTGAAGGCGACTGCTCCACCGTGCTCCGCCGCTCCCCCAAGGAGCTCACGGATGCCCCCTTGCACGTGGCGCTCGGCACCACCCCGGAGCGGGCTCGCGAACTGGACGCCCGAGCCCGGGAGGACCGCCGCGCCGTGGAGTTCATCTCCGCCCGTGTCGGCACCGAAGAGCCCATTCCCCTGCGACTGGTGCTCGGCCTGGAGGCGGGCGAGGCCACGGCCGCCATCCAGGACCTCGACGGCCTGCTCGACGGCGCTCCGCCGGTGCAGATCTCCCGGCTCTCCTCCTCGCTGAGCCATGAGATTCGCAACCCCCTGAGCTCCGTGAAGATGGCCGTGCAGACGCTTCAGCGGAAGACGGACCTCAACGACCGGGACAAGCGCCGGCTGACCATCGCCAACCGGGAGATCCGCACCATGGAGCGGATGCTCTGGCTGCTCTCCGAGTACGGCCGGGACAGCGTGCCCCACCTGGATCAGCAGCCCCTGCGCAACGTCCTCCAGGAGGCGCAGACCATGGTGGCCCCCGAGCTGGCCGAGCGCCACATCGAGCTGCGCGTGGACGAGGCACCCGAGCTGCCCCGGGTCTTGGTGGACCTTGCCCGGCTGAGGCCCGTGCTGGCCCAGCTGCTGCTCAACATCGCCATGGGCCTGCCCGAGAACTCCCACGTGGAAGTCCTACTGCGCCCGGGGCCCTCCAGCCGGCCCCAGCTGGTGCTCAAGGACCCCACCGCCGCCCTCCCCCCGGAGGAGCGAGGCACCCTCTTCGAGCCCTTCGGCTCCCGGCTGGCCAGGGGGGCGGGGCTCTCCCTCGCGGCGTTGCGGCGTGTCATGCTGAACCAGGGAGGCGATATCTCGGCCGAGGGAACAGCCGAGCCCGGCATGGTGTTCACACTCACCTTCGCCGTGTGA
- a CDS encoding MutS-related protein yields MSSSAETTPHRTYTERRTAAQAKLAELDQVSARYANLRGLTFLAAAGISGLILFGKLAKPYWWAVAGAVAAYGVLAVLHHYVFRREARERLYVTLNERGLDRLSGAWREFTERGERFLSPAHLYTPDLDVFGQASLFQLLNETATRSGEERLASWLSAPARAEEVGARQGAARELAPLMDFRQDLCVEARVVSKEKADPHQFIQWAEAGPSLDAIRWSRKVALLLPPITLALYVLGQLEVVPRWLWWVGLFAQLGVAVATRRALREMEERMSAGEHGFVRYAPLFERIERQELSHPLLKQLQSGLQRAGEPSVSTHFHRFSRLYSFVEFKRHQFHPVVHLLTLWDIHALFALEAWRARHGKEVRGWFEALAELEALSCLAGFAHDRPTFVWPTLVSEGPRVEAKELSHPLLDDPVPNDVSLPGPRHALLITGSNMSGKTTLMRAVGANVVLALAGAPVHAREFTLSPLQVLTSMRVKDSLERGVSYFYAEVQRIKAVLDAAQAAKGQCLFLLDEILLGTNTRERQIASREVLRLLLGTGACGAVTTHDLSLAALADEPGAHVVNVHFRDHLENEKMVFDYKLRLGVVDTTNALRVLRMAGVPVTEAEEPATQRTS; encoded by the coding sequence ATGAGCTCCTCCGCCGAGACGACTCCGCACCGCACCTACACCGAGCGCCGCACCGCCGCCCAGGCGAAGCTGGCGGAGCTGGATCAGGTCAGCGCGCGCTACGCGAACCTGCGGGGGCTCACGTTCCTGGCGGCGGCGGGAATCTCGGGGCTGATCCTGTTTGGGAAGCTGGCGAAGCCATACTGGTGGGCGGTGGCGGGAGCGGTGGCGGCCTATGGAGTGCTGGCCGTGCTGCACCACTACGTGTTCCGCCGCGAGGCCCGGGAGCGGTTGTACGTCACGTTGAATGAGCGAGGGCTGGACCGGCTCAGCGGTGCGTGGCGCGAGTTCACGGAGCGAGGAGAGCGCTTCCTCTCCCCGGCCCACCTCTATACGCCGGACCTGGATGTGTTCGGCCAGGCCAGCCTGTTCCAGCTGTTGAACGAAACGGCGACCCGGTCCGGAGAGGAGCGGCTCGCGTCCTGGCTGTCCGCCCCCGCACGGGCCGAAGAGGTGGGAGCGAGGCAGGGAGCGGCTCGCGAGCTGGCTCCGCTCATGGACTTCCGGCAGGACCTGTGCGTCGAGGCGCGGGTGGTGTCCAAGGAGAAGGCGGATCCCCACCAGTTCATTCAATGGGCCGAGGCAGGCCCTTCGCTCGATGCCATCCGCTGGTCCCGGAAGGTGGCGCTCCTCCTGCCGCCCATCACCCTGGCGCTCTACGTGCTGGGGCAGCTCGAGGTGGTGCCGCGCTGGCTGTGGTGGGTGGGCCTCTTCGCGCAGCTGGGCGTGGCGGTGGCCACCCGCCGTGCACTCCGAGAGATGGAGGAGCGCATGTCGGCCGGGGAGCACGGCTTCGTGCGCTACGCGCCGCTGTTCGAGCGCATCGAGCGCCAGGAGCTGAGCCACCCGCTGCTGAAGCAGCTCCAGTCCGGGCTGCAGCGCGCGGGAGAGCCCTCCGTCTCCACGCACTTCCACCGGTTCAGCCGGCTCTATTCCTTCGTCGAGTTCAAGCGGCACCAGTTCCACCCGGTGGTGCACCTGCTGACGCTCTGGGACATCCACGCCCTGTTCGCGCTGGAGGCGTGGCGGGCGCGGCACGGCAAGGAGGTGCGCGGGTGGTTCGAGGCGCTGGCGGAGCTGGAGGCGCTCTCGTGCCTTGCGGGCTTCGCGCATGACCGCCCCACGTTCGTCTGGCCCACGCTCGTGTCCGAAGGGCCTCGCGTGGAGGCGAAGGAGCTGAGCCACCCGCTGCTGGACGACCCGGTGCCCAATGACGTGAGCCTGCCGGGGCCTCGACACGCGCTGCTCATCACCGGCTCCAACATGTCCGGGAAGACGACGCTGATGAGAGCAGTGGGAGCCAACGTGGTGCTGGCGCTGGCGGGAGCGCCTGTCCACGCGAGGGAGTTCACCCTGTCACCGCTGCAGGTGCTCACGAGCATGCGCGTGAAGGACTCGTTGGAGCGCGGCGTGTCCTACTTCTACGCGGAGGTGCAGCGCATCAAGGCGGTGCTGGATGCGGCCCAGGCGGCCAAGGGCCAGTGCCTGTTCCTGCTGGATGAAATCCTCCTGGGCACCAACACACGCGAGCGCCAGATCGCCTCGCGCGAGGTGCTGCGGCTGCTGCTGGGCACGGGGGCATGCGGGGCGGTGACGACGCACGATCTGTCCCTCGCCGCGCTGGCGGACGAGCCGGGCGCGCACGTGGTGAACGTCCACTTCCGCGACCATCTGGAGAACGAGAAGATGGTGTTCGACTACAAGCTGCGCCTGGGCGTGGTGGACACGACCAACGCGCTCCGGGTGCTGCGCATGGCCGGGGTCCCCGTCACGGAGGCGGAGGAGCCCGCGACGCAGCGGACGTCCTGA